A window of Notolabrus celidotus isolate fNotCel1 chromosome 11, fNotCel1.pri, whole genome shotgun sequence contains these coding sequences:
- the LOC117820937 gene encoding trypsin-3, translating into MGEDPQERIVGGYAPVPHSIKYVVSLQTTRRQHICGGSLINKYWILTAAHCNIGIDNMLIVAGDYSLTIYEGTEQEILPKLLVPHPEYNSKTNNNDIMLIKLQAPVYLSSYVSIAMLSRHDASIAEGRMCRVSGWGFTSPSGGQIPATLRTVKLPIVSTQKCNSSESFNGQITENMLCAGYSIGGKDACKGDSGGPLVCDGRVYGVVSWGIGCGDAQFPGVYAAVSKFRRWIDDTIFNYYSRCNKI; encoded by the exons ATGG GTGAGGATCCACAGGAGCGAATAGTGGGAGGATACGCACCGGTTCCACATTCAATCAAGTATGTTGTGTCGTTACAGACAACACGGCGTCAGCACATTTGTGGAGGCTCCTTGATAAATAAGTACTGGATTCTTACAGCAGCACATTGTAACATTGG GATTGACAACATGTTGATAGTAGCAGGGGACTACTCTCTGACCATATATGAAGGCACAGAGCAAGAAATCCTGCCCAAACTGTTGGTTCCCCACCCTGAGTACAACTCCAAAACCAACAACAATGACATCATGCTCATAAAG TTGCAGGCCCCAGTTTATCTGAGCAGCTACGTTTCCATAGCCATGTTGTCGCGGCACGACGCCTCTATAGCGGAGGGCAGGATGTGTCGAGTGTCAGGCTGGGGATTCACCAGCCCCAGTGGAGGCCAGATCCCTGCAACCCTCCGCACAGTGAAACTGCCCATCGTGTCAACACAAAAATGCAACAGCAGTGAGTCATTCAACGGccaaataacagaaaatatgcTCTGTGCTGGTTACAGTATAGGAGGGAAAGATGCCTGTAAG GGGGACTCTGGAGGTCCATTAGTGTGTGATGGTCGGGTTTATGGCGTTGTGTCCTGGGGTATAGGATGCGGTGATGCCCAGTTCCCTGGAGTGTATGCAGCTGTGTCCAAGTTCCGCAGGTGGATAGACGACACCATTTTTAATTACTACAGCAGGTGTAATAAGATTTAA